The Paenibacillus uliginis N3/975 genome has a window encoding:
- a CDS encoding HEAT repeat domain-containing protein: protein MSTALLQELNQEVRRLYIAGSELAVDDFRLKRLLPQFQQLGERAPVFKRLGECISALIEPASDKDSRSAQLLQDLNLLLSSVLHTQGTTNPEGELTPVNSRPISLSSHLSYRKLSAVQVALTTKGGGRYEIIVDAWKEGLFQDLRLVHLAIEALNDPYVEISELAGNHILPSYGPEIVPFLVESFDPKGGKSESRKLQVIAKTGGKDVLDLIYQATETGTDDVRSAAIKLLAGYEEYESDLIEWSRNKKKVIREAAYDALAENGSDTSVERLYEASLGKDKELVNPVLAKCNSALLTDWLVRDLSAELQSVSEVKDDKQKIEEIWSRVRLLLWAMGDKQSLQLEELYRDVLNQYSLYMTSLGWGYLVNEAVIYMGRIDTEEARELLHENAEQDLKHFKHSDSYVNKVFSKTHRVLSPERLYEQYEEVLVQGFASSTLSKVAKERKKLLGTIGDLVIHREYRAYEDIVSFADKGSYTYYVEMLPQEQMEMSWDHRWLELFIEQDEFTLVSAFARQGHKAAEVYLLEKLKNSPEFRNRFANLIIMGLIRSGMKDENLYEALVTALEDERNKDCYEIEPFIFKQLCRLPSSYYDRVQAILPNFKANAEDQLQYVLRNMKGLVRT from the coding sequence ATGAGTACAGCATTACTACAGGAGCTTAACCAGGAGGTTAGGCGTTTATATATTGCAGGAAGTGAACTGGCTGTCGACGATTTCCGACTGAAACGGCTGCTGCCGCAGTTCCAGCAGTTAGGAGAGCGGGCTCCTGTGTTTAAAAGATTGGGTGAATGCATTAGCGCGCTGATTGAACCTGCATCCGACAAGGACTCTCGCTCCGCACAGCTTCTTCAGGATTTGAACTTATTGCTCAGTTCGGTCTTGCATACGCAGGGAACAACGAACCCGGAAGGCGAGCTTACGCCTGTTAACAGCCGTCCTATTTCGCTGTCATCACATTTGTCATATCGTAAGCTTTCCGCTGTCCAAGTGGCTCTAACCACAAAAGGCGGCGGGCGATATGAGATCATCGTTGATGCTTGGAAGGAAGGTTTGTTTCAGGATCTCCGTCTCGTCCACCTTGCTATTGAAGCGTTGAATGATCCCTATGTAGAAATATCAGAGCTTGCTGGTAATCATATTTTGCCATCATATGGTCCCGAGATTGTCCCTTTCCTCGTTGAGAGTTTTGATCCGAAGGGTGGAAAGTCGGAATCCCGCAAGCTGCAGGTCATAGCGAAGACAGGCGGCAAGGATGTGCTTGATCTGATCTATCAAGCCACCGAAACGGGAACGGATGATGTGCGTTCTGCGGCTATCAAGCTGCTAGCAGGCTATGAGGAATATGAATCCGATCTGATTGAATGGAGCCGGAATAAGAAGAAAGTGATCCGTGAAGCCGCATATGATGCGCTTGCTGAGAACGGTTCAGATACGTCTGTGGAGAGGTTGTATGAAGCTTCCTTAGGAAAAGACAAAGAGTTGGTGAATCCAGTACTGGCTAAATGCAATTCCGCCCTGTTAACAGACTGGCTTGTCCGTGATTTATCTGCTGAGCTTCAATCTGTTTCTGAAGTGAAAGATGATAAACAGAAGATTGAGGAAATCTGGTCTAGGGTGAGGTTACTTCTATGGGCAATGGGTGATAAACAGAGTCTACAGCTGGAAGAGTTGTACCGGGATGTGCTCAACCAATATTCCTTGTATATGACCTCTTTAGGTTGGGGGTATCTTGTGAATGAAGCGGTAATCTATATGGGTCGGATCGATACCGAGGAAGCCAGGGAACTGCTTCATGAAAATGCGGAGCAAGATTTGAAGCATTTCAAACACAGTGATTCCTATGTTAATAAAGTGTTCAGTAAAACCCATCGTGTGCTCTCGCCTGAACGCTTATATGAACAGTATGAGGAAGTCCTGGTTCAAGGCTTTGCATCCTCTACTCTAAGCAAAGTGGCCAAAGAGCGGAAAAAATTGCTGGGCACCATTGGGGATTTGGTTATCCACCGGGAATACAGAGCTTATGAGGATATCGTGTCTTTTGCGGACAAAGGAAGCTACACCTATTATGTTGAGATGCTGCCGCAGGAGCAGATGGAAATGAGCTGGGATCATAGATGGCTGGAGCTTTTTATTGAGCAGGATGAATTTACACTAGTAAGCGCGTTTGCTCGGCAAGGACATAAGGCTGCGGAAGTGTATTTGCTGGAAAAGCTGAAGAACTCTCCCGAATTCCGCAACCGGTTCGCCAATCTGATAATCATGGGGTTGATTCGTTCGGGAATGAAGGACGAAAATTTATATGAAGCTTTGGTTACTGCCCTGGAAGATGAGCGGAACAAGGATTGTTATGAGATTGAACCCTTTATATTCAAGCAGCTATGTCGTCTACCATCCAGCTATTATGACCGCGTTCAAGCGATATTACCTAACTTTAAGGCTAATGCTGAAGATCAGCTTCAATATGTGCTACGGAATATGAAAGGCTTAGTCAGAACATAA
- a CDS encoding ATP-binding protein → MAAGQEQLQDIMRQPAEILFRHELEALRKEDTGKIPAGWQMSPQSVLKFIVGGKAGKTDITPKYIGNKRLIEMAIATLVTDRALLLIGEPGTAKSWLSENLSAAIYGNSGLVVQGTAGTSEEHVRYSWNYAMLLAQGPTPEALVQSPIMRAMEAGGIARFEEISRCASEVQDALISILSEKTISVPELGKEMNARKGFSIIATANTRDRGVNEMSTALKRRFNIIVLPAPADLNTEIEIVKKRVSEIAGSYDLQAAAPADEALLKVVTIFRELRSGMTLDKKEKVKSPAGVISTAEAISLLTNSMALAASFGSGELTDEDLAAGLQGAIVKDDDKDRLVWKEYLDNIMKKRGAQWRGLYNACKEINQ, encoded by the coding sequence ATGGCAGCAGGTCAAGAGCAATTACAGGATATCATGCGTCAACCCGCGGAAATATTGTTTCGTCATGAATTGGAGGCACTTCGTAAAGAGGACACCGGCAAAATCCCGGCAGGGTGGCAAATGTCACCTCAGTCTGTACTTAAATTCATTGTTGGCGGGAAAGCAGGAAAGACAGATATCACCCCTAAATATATTGGTAACAAACGGTTGATTGAGATGGCGATTGCGACACTGGTAACCGATCGAGCGCTATTGTTAATAGGAGAACCGGGAACCGCCAAATCATGGTTGTCAGAAAATCTGTCGGCAGCTATCTATGGGAATTCGGGTCTGGTTGTACAGGGAACAGCCGGAACCAGTGAGGAGCATGTCCGGTATTCTTGGAACTATGCGATGCTGCTTGCACAGGGACCAACACCTGAAGCACTGGTGCAAAGTCCTATCATGCGGGCTATGGAAGCAGGAGGAATTGCCCGTTTCGAGGAGATTTCCCGTTGTGCATCAGAGGTACAGGATGCTCTCATTTCCATTTTGTCCGAGAAGACGATATCAGTGCCTGAGCTTGGCAAAGAAATGAACGCCCGAAAAGGCTTCTCCATTATTGCGACCGCGAATACAAGAGATCGGGGGGTCAATGAGATGTCGACGGCGCTCAAGCGGCGGTTCAACATTATTGTTCTTCCTGCTCCTGCGGATCTGAATACAGAAATTGAAATCGTGAAAAAGCGTGTATCTGAGATTGCTGGCTCTTATGACTTGCAGGCTGCTGCTCCTGCAGATGAAGCACTGCTCAAGGTCGTTACGATATTCCGGGAGCTGCGCAGCGGTATGACCTTGGATAAAAAAGAGAAAGTGAAGTCTCCAGCAGGAGTTATTTCAACGGCGGAAGCCATTTCACTGCTGACGAACAGTATGGCTCTGGCAGCTAGCTTTGGCAGCGGTGAGCTGACGGATGAAGATCTGGCTGCAGGACTTCAAGGCGCGATTGTTAAGGATGACGATAAGGACCGGCTGGTGTGGAAGGAATATCTCGACAATATTATGAAGAAACGCGGGGCGCAGTGGCGGGGTCTGTACAATGCTTGCAAGGAGATAAACCAGTGA